The region AGTTATAGAAGATGTGCCAATTCAAGTTAAAAACAATAACCAAAATCGAAACATTACCTTTATCAATCCAGAAAATGAGATGGTAAGCATCACTGTAAATGGGACCAAGGATCAATTAGAAGGTCTTACATCAGATGATTTTGAAGTTAGTATTGATGTTGGAGATTATTACACTGGAGAATTTGAAACAGATATCATTGTCGACGGACCAGACGATCTAAACTTTGAAACCAATATTAAGACAGCACGAATTCAAATGGAATAACCATTCGTTCATATTCGTTTGAAGAAATTGAAGGAGCGATTCAGCAATGGGAAAATATTTTGGAACAGACGGCTTCCGAGGAGTAGCAAACATAGAATTAACACCAGAGTTAGCTTTTAAAGTTGGAAGATGTGGAGGGTATGTTGTCACTAAAGGTGCAACCAAGCCAAAGGTTATAGTTGGACGAGACCCGCGTATTTCGGGGCAAATGCTAGAAGGGGCTCTTGTAGCAGGGCTTCTCTCTATTGGTGCAGAGGTAATGCGCTTGGGCGTCATCTCTACTCCGGGGGTAGCATTTTTAACAAAAGCTTTAGGTGCCGAAGCGGGGGTCATGATATCTGCTTCACATAATCCTGTAGGTGATAACGGGATCAAATTTTTTGGAACAGATGGTTTTAAACTATCCGATGACCAAGAGAATGAAATTGAAACACTGATGGATGAGGAAGTAGATTCTCTTCCCAGGCCTACTGGGGCTGATATAGGGCAAGTGAATGACTATTTCGAAGGTGGACAAAAGTACCTTTCCTATCTAAAGCAAACAGTGGATTATGATTTTGACGGTTTATATGTTGCACTAGATTGCGCTCATGGAGCCACTTCATCTTTAGCCCCACATTTATTTGCGGATTTAGAGGCTGACATTTCTACGATTGGAACATCTCCCGATGGGACTAACATTAATGATGGAGTGGGATCCACTCATCCAGAAACTCTTCAGGCCTTTGTATTAGATAAGCAAGCGGATATTGGCTTGGCATTTGATGGTGACGGAGATCGAGTTATTGCTGTCGATGAAAAAGGAAATATAGTAGATGGCGATCAAATCATGTATATTTGTGCGAAGTACTTGAATCAAAAAGGACGGCTAAGACAAAATACCGTAGTGTCAACTGTAATGAGTAATCTTGGCTTTTACAAAGTAACGGAAGCGAATAACATAACTAATGTCCAAACAAAGGTTGGAGATCGTTATGTAATGGAAGAAATGCGAAAGAATGGATATAACTTAGGTGGAGAACAGTCTGGACATATTATCTTTTTAGACTATGTGACTACCGGAGATGGTATGCTATCAGCACTTCAACTACTAAATGTTATGAAAGAAACAGAAAAGCCGCTATCTGAATTAGCTGGGGAAATGCAGAAATTCCCTCAAGTATTAAAAAATATACGAGTGACAGATAAGAAACAGATGGAAACGAATGAGGCTATTTTACAAGTAATACAGTCTGTAGAGCAAAAGCTTGGAAATCAAGGTCGAGTTCTTGTTCGTCCTTCAGGAACAGAACCTTTAGTTCGAGTGATGGTGGAAGCACCAACCGAAGAAGATTGCGAACAATACGTAGATGAAATATTAAATGTTGTCCAAAGTGAAATTGGAACTCAGGAATAATATTATGCGCAGGTTCACTTTATTGGGGCCTGCGCATACATTGTAGAAAAACACTTTTACTACCAATAAATAGCTATTGACGGATTATTTTTCACTCATGTAAAATAATATTTGTTCCTGTGTAAAATTATTCCTAGGAACATTTTTTCTTATTCAAAAATAGAAAGGAGCATAGGCTACAACTTAATAGAAGCGCCAGGACTATTTCTATCAAATAGTTGACGAGGTGGAGGTTCATCGAAGTGTTCGGCGGATGCCTCCCGGTTGGAACATCTTAACCGTTAGATTTGATCTAAAACAAAGAGGCGACTCTTTGCACAAAGGAATCAAAAGAAGATGTGAGAATGACTTATACGGGAGAGGGGCAAATCAGCCCCGTTTTTAGGAAGTGTTGGTTTGCCCCTTGGCCACTTCAAGGAGGAAAACTACGTTATGTGTGGAATTGTTGGATATATTGGTAAGGAAGATACAAAGGACATTCTTTTAAAAGGTCTTGAAAAATTAGAATACCGCGGTTATG is a window of Bacillaceae bacterium S4-13-56 DNA encoding:
- the glmM gene encoding phosphoglucosamine mutase → MGKYFGTDGFRGVANIELTPELAFKVGRCGGYVVTKGATKPKVIVGRDPRISGQMLEGALVAGLLSIGAEVMRLGVISTPGVAFLTKALGAEAGVMISASHNPVGDNGIKFFGTDGFKLSDDQENEIETLMDEEVDSLPRPTGADIGQVNDYFEGGQKYLSYLKQTVDYDFDGLYVALDCAHGATSSLAPHLFADLEADISTIGTSPDGTNINDGVGSTHPETLQAFVLDKQADIGLAFDGDGDRVIAVDEKGNIVDGDQIMYICAKYLNQKGRLRQNTVVSTVMSNLGFYKVTEANNITNVQTKVGDRYVMEEMRKNGYNLGGEQSGHIIFLDYVTTGDGMLSALQLLNVMKETEKPLSELAGEMQKFPQVLKNIRVTDKKQMETNEAILQVIQSVEQKLGNQGRVLVRPSGTEPLVRVMVEAPTEEDCEQYVDEILNVVQSEIGTQE